GTTTCTcaataaattcaaaatctTTGTAAAAATCAACTAAAAAGCCATCTTGCTTTCTAACATCATTGAACCAATTCACAATAACGGGATATTTAGCCATCCATTCTTTACCAAAAACATAGTCAAAACCTCTAGTAAAACAAGCAACTGCAAAGAAGTCAGCTATGGTGATTTTTTTGcctaataaatatttgtttgaaGATAAGGCTGGAACAAAAATTTCAGAAACTATTTTGTCGACTTTAACGGCATTAGAATCAACAGACTCCTTGTTATATGGAACTACACCTCTTAAGGGGTTAAAAACACCAACTAAAGTAATTAAAAAGTCACTATTGGTTAAACTCAACCATTTCAAAATAGAGCTTTTGTACTGAATCTTATTCAATGTGGTGGTGCTGTCTGGTTCGATTAAAGACTTGGCAAAAGCTAATAATTcaggagaagaagaattttcatcaataaaagtttccaatagat
This Saccharomycodes ludwigii strain NBRC 1722 chromosome II, whole genome shotgun sequence DNA region includes the following protein-coding sequences:
- the CAM1 gene encoding translation elongation factor EF1B gamma (similar to Saccharomyces cerevisiae YPL048W | CAM1 | Calcium And Membrane-binding protein), with product MSETRRILYANQRVRPRVPIALVKKFNLPVEIIDPEDKEFNDGGIYAKFFPLKKVPSYIELDKNTNEPIFILTEVIAVIFYLLETFIDENSSSPELLAFAKSLIEPDSTTTLNKIQYKSSILKWLSLTNSDFLITLVGVFNPLRGVVPYNKESVDSNAVKVDKIVSEIFVPALSSNKYLLGKKITIADFFAVACFTRGFDYVFGKEWMAKYPVIVNWFNDVRKQDGFLVDFYKDFEFIEKPLEPPVKN